From one Luteolibacter arcticus genomic stretch:
- a CDS encoding LamG-like jellyroll fold domain-containing protein, producing the protein MKPLSNKSTFILSLLLAAAALPALAQTGPMVGTVKTTEAYFLYRPGEVEKPLRLSVLNASQQVVATSNASSDDANDYVAKFHVTGLTAATAYTYKVEDVSGGSPVQLAGPADGLRFKTRMTTGTKGVVTVAFVSCANSTSEPVWERIGTLNPDQVILGGDTPYVDVIDLATSRSKHRAFLETPFMSSLIHGTSAVGTWDDHDFGLNNGNGVNAADRRNNTRKAFVEYRAHDQFGTGPEGVYHKIDLGVMEIFLLDPRWWSQTGPSPVDPTKKTCFGSAQWTWIQQALETSRAPFKILTMGEIWEDKKNSENDDQFTYWYERDALYDFIRSKSIPGVVVTGGDIHVSRHLIHRQRIGYDLQDFVTSPAHTSVIPSLDVTHPNLEWSSQEPRQFMTMTADTRVTPPLLTARFYKADGTIQREVAIPYGQLTPKAGEGLGRDLRAWWSFDGDLSNDSVLGARFDATAVNGASLVTDGGLRGGAAQFFRDDQQYLRIGRQTLDDTPPLPERAGRNPLDDNGAAHTFSLWCKPSSLPAHGSADRHFMLESALGGSADAGYVLSADLRSAATDTTKINLELHTVTLQPAAAASTSQPTVLAQGPFNCELDRSLFTNRWAHVAVNFDSTTLRLYVDGTNVATHVLPNPGPAVETGSLIIGGHRSGTGRNFDGLIDEVALWSRALTAAEITSLYHAGTPQALPTEVSAADTDGDTLEDWWERLFGLDSENPADALADADNDSVPAWLERAAGTHPQIDDSAVYDYLRELTSPNAANTALIFRHPSQGTLNLRLKASDSGNLEEWSPLTPADGLTGDLFSNDFLFSLQLPPPAPWFIRLEGTPP; encoded by the coding sequence ATGAAACCACTCTCTAACAAATCCACCTTCATCCTTTCGCTGCTGCTCGCCGCGGCCGCACTCCCCGCCCTCGCGCAGACGGGCCCGATGGTCGGCACCGTGAAGACCACCGAGGCGTATTTCCTCTATCGTCCCGGAGAAGTGGAGAAGCCGCTGCGCCTGAGCGTGCTCAATGCGAGCCAACAGGTCGTGGCCACCAGCAACGCCTCCAGCGACGATGCCAATGACTACGTGGCCAAGTTCCACGTCACCGGCCTGACCGCCGCCACCGCTTACACCTACAAGGTCGAGGACGTCTCAGGCGGATCGCCGGTGCAGCTCGCCGGGCCAGCCGATGGCTTGCGCTTCAAGACACGCATGACCACCGGCACGAAAGGCGTAGTCACCGTCGCCTTCGTTTCCTGCGCCAACAGCACTTCAGAGCCGGTGTGGGAACGCATCGGCACGCTGAATCCCGACCAGGTGATCCTCGGCGGCGACACGCCATATGTGGATGTCATCGACCTGGCGACCAGCAGATCGAAGCACCGCGCCTTCCTTGAGACGCCCTTCATGAGCTCGCTTATCCACGGGACCTCCGCCGTGGGCACCTGGGACGACCACGACTTCGGCCTGAACAACGGCAACGGCGTGAACGCCGCCGACCGCCGCAACAACACCCGCAAGGCCTTCGTGGAATACCGCGCGCACGACCAATTCGGCACCGGCCCCGAGGGCGTCTATCACAAGATCGATCTCGGCGTGATGGAGATCTTCCTGCTCGATCCGCGCTGGTGGTCGCAGACCGGCCCATCGCCGGTCGACCCCACGAAGAAGACCTGCTTCGGGTCGGCTCAGTGGACATGGATTCAGCAGGCGCTGGAGACATCGCGGGCTCCCTTCAAGATCCTGACGATGGGCGAGATCTGGGAGGACAAGAAGAACTCCGAGAACGACGACCAGTTCACCTATTGGTATGAACGGGATGCGCTCTATGACTTCATCCGCTCCAAGTCCATCCCAGGCGTGGTCGTGACCGGAGGAGACATCCACGTCTCGCGTCACCTCATTCACCGCCAGCGGATCGGCTACGACTTGCAGGATTTCGTGACCTCGCCAGCGCATACTTCGGTGATTCCGAGCTTGGATGTCACCCATCCGAACCTCGAATGGTCGTCGCAGGAGCCGCGGCAGTTCATGACCATGACGGCCGACACCCGAGTCACCCCGCCGCTTCTGACGGCCCGCTTCTACAAGGCGGACGGCACCATCCAGCGCGAGGTGGCGATCCCCTACGGCCAGTTGACACCGAAGGCAGGCGAAGGCCTCGGCCGCGATCTGCGCGCATGGTGGTCGTTCGATGGCGACCTTTCCAACGACTCCGTCCTCGGCGCGCGCTTCGATGCGACCGCGGTCAACGGGGCATCGCTGGTGACGGACGGCGGCCTGCGAGGCGGTGCTGCGCAGTTCTTCCGCGACGATCAGCAGTATCTCCGCATCGGCCGGCAGACACTCGATGACACGCCGCCGCTCCCCGAACGCGCGGGCCGCAATCCGCTCGACGACAACGGCGCCGCGCACACGTTCTCGCTGTGGTGCAAGCCAAGCTCGCTGCCTGCACACGGCAGTGCGGACCGTCACTTCATGCTCGAAAGCGCACTCGGTGGCAGCGCCGACGCCGGCTACGTCTTGTCGGCCGACCTCCGCAGCGCCGCCACGGACACCACCAAGATCAACCTGGAGCTGCACACCGTCACTCTCCAACCCGCAGCCGCGGCCAGCACCTCACAGCCCACCGTGCTGGCACAAGGCCCCTTCAACTGCGAACTCGACCGCTCGCTCTTCACCAACCGGTGGGCGCACGTGGCGGTGAACTTCGACAGCACGACCCTGCGCCTCTACGTGGACGGGACCAACGTGGCCACCCACGTGCTTCCGAATCCCGGGCCTGCCGTGGAAACCGGCAGTCTGATCATCGGCGGCCATCGCAGCGGCACGGGCCGCAATTTCGACGGCTTGATCGATGAGGTCGCGCTGTGGTCGCGCGCTCTAACAGCAGCGGAAATCACGTCGCTTTATCACGCCGGCACGCCACAGGCATTGCCGACCGAGGTTTCCGCCGCGGACACCGATGGGGATACGCTGGAGGACTGGTGGGAGCGCCTCTTCGGACTCGATTCCGAGAACCCGGCCGATGCCTTGGCCGACGCCGACAACGATTCCGTCCCCGCCTGGCTAGAGCGCGCCGCAGGCACGCATCCACAGATCGATGACTCGGCGGTCTATGACTACCTCCGCGAACTCACGAGCCCGAACGCCGCGAACACCGCTCTGATCTTTCGACACCCTTCTCAAGGCACCTTGAACCTCCGTCTCAAGGCCTCTGACTCGGGCAATCTGGAAGAGTGGTCACCGCTGACTCCGGCTGACGGCCTCACTGGCGATCTGTTTTCCAACGACTTTCTCTTCTCGCTCCAGCTCCCGCCGCCCGCGCCTTGGTTCATCCGGCTCGAAGGCACCCCTCCCTGA
- a CDS encoding cytochrome-c peroxidase: MSWISKGSGLLLVAAALPLVVRGDDGSKQQAMLAAAGREVFLDTGLSNPPGQGCASCHAPEAAFADPRPVSLGAIPGSVGRRNATSLMYAALIPNMDQEDMLQEDGTQEWVWQGGLFQDGSARTLHEQVQRPFFDHAEVNVGSETELAGKLRKANYADKLKAGLSDEEWADDAKVAQRTYRALVEFLKEPMFRPFDARIDDFLAGDEKALTDQEKRGLDLFKSKGKCADCHFLHATSWPQPLLSDFGYDNLGAPSRGDKDPGLGGHTLADGEIGQFRAPGLRNVALTAPYLHNGSLATLREVIEFYNRRDKEPERWGATDYPETVNRTDLGDLGMTDQEVTDLTALMEAFTDRTLLQMRERGERFPAVAPGTPDSWKMRSYFPDWNHAAPPLPPHPPYRGHILKNQPLSTSR; the protein is encoded by the coding sequence ATGTCCTGGATTTCGAAAGGTTCTGGTCTCCTGCTTGTCGCCGCGGCGTTGCCGCTGGTGGTCCGCGGGGATGACGGCAGCAAGCAGCAAGCGATGCTTGCGGCGGCGGGGCGGGAAGTCTTCCTCGATACCGGTCTTTCCAATCCACCGGGCCAGGGCTGCGCAAGCTGCCACGCGCCGGAGGCGGCCTTCGCCGATCCCCGGCCGGTTTCCCTCGGCGCGATCCCGGGGAGCGTCGGGCGACGGAACGCGACCAGCCTGATGTATGCCGCGCTGATCCCGAACATGGATCAGGAGGACATGCTCCAGGAAGACGGCACGCAGGAGTGGGTGTGGCAAGGCGGGCTCTTCCAAGACGGCAGCGCCCGCACCCTGCACGAGCAAGTGCAGCGCCCGTTCTTCGACCACGCGGAAGTGAATGTCGGCAGCGAGACCGAGCTCGCGGGGAAACTTCGCAAGGCGAATTACGCGGACAAGCTGAAGGCCGGACTCTCGGACGAGGAATGGGCCGACGATGCCAAGGTCGCCCAACGCACCTATCGCGCGCTGGTCGAGTTCCTCAAAGAGCCGATGTTCCGCCCCTTCGATGCCCGGATCGATGACTTCCTCGCCGGCGACGAGAAGGCTCTAACAGATCAAGAGAAGCGCGGGTTGGACCTCTTCAAAAGCAAGGGCAAGTGCGCCGACTGCCATTTCCTCCACGCGACCTCATGGCCGCAGCCGCTGCTGAGCGACTTCGGCTACGACAATCTCGGCGCGCCATCGCGCGGCGACAAGGATCCCGGCCTGGGCGGTCACACGTTGGCGGACGGAGAGATCGGCCAGTTCCGCGCACCAGGCCTGCGCAATGTCGCGCTCACAGCCCCCTATCTTCACAACGGCTCGCTCGCCACGCTGCGCGAGGTGATTGAATTCTACAATCGCCGCGACAAGGAGCCGGAGCGCTGGGGCGCGACGGACTACCCGGAAACGGTCAACCGCACCGATCTCGGCGATCTCGGCATGACGGATCAGGAAGTCACAGACCTGACCGCGCTGATGGAGGCCTTCACCGATCGCACGCTGCTGCAGATGCGCGAGCGCGGGGAGCGCTTCCCCGCGGTGGCCCCGGGCACGCCGGACTCGTGGAAGATGCGCTCGTACTTCCCCGACTGGAATCACGCCGCGCCGCCTTTGCCACCCCACCCGCCCTACCGCGGCCACATTTTAAAGAACCAACCCCTTTCCACCTCGCGATGA
- a CDS encoding alpha/beta hydrolase translates to MKLLLFLALITALHAEEIALWPGGAPGSEGKTEAEVVTKSDSGELTVTRVHKPTISPYLPVQEKATGAAVIVAPGGGHKILCVTHEGSNVAEWLAQHGIAAFVLKYRLASEEGSIYTVDDHAVADMHQAIKLVRSRASEWGIKKVGVMGFSAGGEVCSIASMKFTPEDRPDFQALIYPGRSQRIVPFEGSPPAFLAASSNDRPDISEGLTKVYLDFKKAKIPVELHLYSGGGHGFGVRPGRNAPVDQWIVRFDEWLKERKFVTAR, encoded by the coding sequence ATGAAGCTCCTGCTTTTTCTCGCACTCATCACGGCACTTCACGCGGAGGAGATCGCCCTCTGGCCCGGCGGCGCTCCCGGTTCGGAAGGAAAGACCGAAGCAGAGGTCGTCACGAAGTCCGATAGCGGTGAACTGACGGTCACCCGCGTTCACAAGCCGACGATCTCGCCGTATCTGCCGGTCCAGGAAAAGGCCACCGGTGCCGCGGTCATCGTCGCACCCGGCGGTGGCCACAAGATCCTCTGCGTCACTCACGAAGGCAGCAATGTCGCCGAGTGGCTGGCACAGCATGGCATCGCGGCCTTTGTCCTGAAGTATCGCCTCGCGAGCGAAGAAGGCTCCATCTACACGGTCGATGATCACGCGGTGGCGGACATGCACCAGGCGATCAAGCTGGTGCGCAGCCGCGCGAGCGAGTGGGGTATCAAGAAAGTGGGCGTGATGGGCTTCTCCGCCGGCGGCGAGGTGTGCTCCATCGCCAGCATGAAGTTCACGCCGGAGGACCGGCCCGATTTCCAAGCGCTGATTTATCCGGGCCGCTCGCAGCGGATCGTTCCCTTCGAGGGATCGCCGCCGGCTTTCCTCGCCGCGTCGTCGAATGACCGCCCCGATATTTCCGAAGGCCTCACCAAGGTCTATCTCGATTTCAAGAAGGCCAAGATCCCGGTGGAGCTTCACCTCTACTCTGGCGGCGGCCACGGCTTCGGCGTGCGACCGGGACGTAATGCGCCAGTCGATCAATGGATCGTGCGCTTCGACGAGTGGCTGAAGGAGCGGAAGTTTGTCACGGCTCGTTGA
- a CDS encoding DUF1552 domain-containing protein → MNAATNRRRFLRGMGACLALPSLEAFLPRAAAAATGAAARGFATTATGAPLRMAFLYFPNGAVPGAWTASGAGADFKLENTLAPLDALKHRLQVISGLDLKNAEPGNDGAGDHARANGSFLTGVRVRKTAGSDIYAGVSVDQIAAQQIGRRTRFESLELSCDPHRKSGGCDSGYSCAYESNLAWRTPTSPLSPESNPRLVFERLFGSGNPGERGDSLVRRRTQQRSILDFVMDDAKSISKELTHRDKAKMDEYLTGVREIEQRIVTAEGFTDIPDPDMATPDGIPKSYDEYIRLMFQMTALAFETDATRIATLLLARDGSNRSFPEIEVAEGHHALSHHRNNEDMIRKVTLIDRFYAERFAEFLGMLETKKDADGQTVLHNSMIVYGCGNSDGNRHTHTNLPLVLAGNGGGALNPGRAFDANETPLCNLYLKMLDTMGTPSMERFGDSTGLMTGV, encoded by the coding sequence ATGAACGCCGCCACCAACCGCCGCCGCTTCCTCCGCGGCATGGGAGCCTGCCTGGCCCTGCCATCGCTCGAAGCCTTCCTGCCCCGCGCCGCGGCGGCCGCCACCGGAGCCGCCGCCCGCGGTTTCGCCACCACGGCCACCGGCGCACCGCTGCGCATGGCCTTCCTCTATTTCCCGAATGGCGCGGTCCCGGGCGCATGGACCGCCTCGGGTGCCGGCGCGGACTTCAAGCTGGAGAACACCCTCGCTCCCCTGGACGCGCTGAAGCACCGCCTGCAGGTGATCTCCGGCCTCGATCTCAAGAATGCCGAGCCCGGCAATGACGGCGCCGGCGACCATGCCCGCGCCAATGGCAGCTTTCTCACCGGCGTGCGCGTGAGAAAGACCGCGGGTTCCGATATCTATGCCGGCGTCTCGGTCGATCAGATCGCGGCGCAGCAGATCGGCCGCCGCACCCGCTTCGAATCGCTGGAGCTTTCCTGCGACCCGCACCGGAAGTCCGGCGGCTGCGACTCGGGCTATTCCTGCGCCTACGAGTCGAATCTCGCGTGGCGCACGCCGACCTCGCCGCTGTCGCCGGAGTCCAATCCACGGCTCGTCTTCGAGCGCCTCTTCGGCTCCGGCAATCCTGGTGAACGCGGCGACAGCCTCGTCCGCCGCCGCACCCAGCAGCGTTCCATCCTCGACTTCGTGATGGACGATGCGAAGTCGATCTCGAAGGAACTCACGCATCGCGACAAGGCGAAGATGGACGAGTATCTCACCGGCGTGCGCGAGATCGAGCAGCGCATTGTCACCGCGGAAGGCTTTACCGACATTCCCGACCCGGACATGGCGACGCCGGACGGTATCCCGAAGTCCTACGACGAATACATCCGGCTGATGTTCCAGATGACGGCACTCGCCTTCGAAACCGATGCCACACGGATCGCGACGCTGCTGCTCGCCCGCGATGGCAGCAACCGCTCCTTCCCGGAGATCGAGGTCGCGGAAGGCCACCATGCGTTGTCGCATCATCGCAACAACGAGGACATGATCCGCAAGGTCACCTTGATCGACCGCTTCTACGCCGAGCGTTTCGCCGAGTTCCTCGGCATGCTGGAGACGAAGAAGGACGCCGACGGTCAAACGGTGCTGCACAATTCGATGATCGTCTACGGCTGCGGCAACTCCGACGGCAACCGCCACACGCACACCAACCTGCCGCTCGTGCTCGCCGGCAATGGCGGCGGTGCCTTGAACCCGGGCCGCGCCTTCGACGCGAACGAAACACCGCTGTGCAATCTCTACCTGAAAATGCTCGATACAATGGGCACGCCATCGATGGAACGCTTCGGCGATAGCACCGGTCTCATGACGGGAGTTTGA
- a CDS encoding zinc-binding dehydrogenase, with protein sequence MNTERSSARALAAVFSGHGEPFRLEEFPVPSPGRGEVLVDVSCSTICGSDLHTWHGRRQEPTPCILGHEIVGRIVAFGPGAPRIDLRGEPLAEGDRITWTLAASCGECFFCVRGVPQKCEHLFKYGHSAIAPGREFSGGFAECCLLTPGTGIVKLPEDLTDALAAPANCAVATVAAAFRLAGPIEGATVAILGCGVLGLTATAMARHLGAAEVVACDLDPGREEAARRFGSQVFCEPADLLSDLRDLTNGRGADVTMEFSGSSVAVTGAIAATRTGGVSVIAGTTTPGGKIELDPNELVRRMLTIRGLHNYAPGDLVAAIDFLTEASADVPFTSLQGDSFPLVEIEAAFTSSGSRAGLRTAVVP encoded by the coding sequence ATGAACACTGAACGTTCCAGCGCCCGTGCCTTGGCTGCCGTATTCTCCGGCCATGGCGAACCCTTCCGCCTTGAAGAGTTCCCCGTCCCTTCTCCGGGGCGTGGGGAGGTGCTGGTGGACGTGAGTTGCAGCACCATTTGTGGCAGCGATCTGCACACGTGGCATGGCCGTAGGCAGGAGCCAACCCCCTGCATCCTGGGGCATGAAATCGTTGGCCGCATCGTGGCCTTCGGTCCCGGTGCGCCGCGGATCGACCTGCGGGGCGAGCCTCTTGCGGAAGGGGATCGCATCACGTGGACGCTCGCGGCCTCTTGCGGCGAGTGCTTCTTCTGCGTCCGCGGCGTGCCGCAGAAATGCGAGCATCTTTTCAAATATGGCCACAGCGCGATCGCGCCCGGCCGCGAGTTCAGCGGCGGCTTCGCCGAGTGCTGCCTGCTCACGCCGGGCACCGGCATCGTGAAGCTGCCGGAGGATCTAACAGACGCGCTGGCGGCACCGGCCAACTGCGCGGTGGCGACCGTGGCGGCGGCGTTCCGGCTCGCCGGTCCGATCGAGGGCGCGACCGTGGCCATCCTCGGCTGCGGCGTGCTCGGCCTCACCGCCACGGCGATGGCCCGCCATCTCGGAGCCGCAGAGGTGGTCGCCTGTGACCTGGATCCCGGTCGCGAGGAAGCCGCGCGGCGCTTCGGCTCCCAGGTCTTTTGCGAACCGGCCGATCTGCTTTCCGATCTCCGCGATCTTACCAATGGCCGCGGTGCCGATGTCACCATGGAGTTCTCCGGCTCATCCGTCGCCGTCACCGGCGCCATCGCGGCCACCCGAACCGGCGGTGTCTCGGTGATCGCGGGCACCACCACGCCGGGAGGGAAGATCGAACTGGATCCGAACGAACTAGTCCGCCGGATGCTCACGATCCGTGGCCTGCACAACTACGCGCCAGGGGATCTCGTCGCGGCGATCGATTTCCTCACGGAGGCTTCCGCGGACGTGCCGTTCACGTCGCTGCAGGGGGATAGCTTTCCGCTGGTGGAGATCGAGGCGGCGTTCACGTCGTCGGGGAGCCGTGCGGGATTGCGTACTGCGGTGGTGCCGTGA
- a CDS encoding MFS transporter, whose product MTEIRHAESFATARVKTLVAVMFCYLFYYTGRQNFGFAIPGISEELGLSKAQLGWCSTALLWSYAIGQAINGQLADRFGGKSLMTLGGMLSFIMNWITSFAGGLAGVMVPWAGNGFVQSMGWAPGSRILSNWWDRAHRGRVYGWYVFAAGMSSVVTYCLAAVAVDHGWRWIFRGPVVLMLVGCGVFWLVVRERPSKAGFADLPDEPDTAREMLHPERHLTWWERYKCGFACMPFLIGCAAIGFQNLARYGLLVWVPVHFLGENWKDSPQKWVSVALPVGMAFGAISAGWISDRVFGGKRALPVIIFLSIAAVCAGGMAMLDRTSLLALPLLFLTGFFVYGPQSAFWALCPDLLGKRLAGTGTGMMNFFAYLFAGLGEPLIGYLIESNHSTHMVFPVVAVACALGAILMSFIRKTA is encoded by the coding sequence ATGACTGAAATCCGACATGCCGAGAGCTTCGCAACCGCGCGGGTGAAAACCCTCGTGGCGGTGATGTTTTGTTACCTTTTCTACTACACGGGCCGACAGAATTTCGGCTTCGCGATTCCCGGAATCTCCGAGGAGCTCGGACTCTCCAAGGCCCAGCTCGGCTGGTGCAGCACGGCGCTATTGTGGTCCTATGCCATCGGGCAAGCCATCAACGGGCAACTCGCCGATCGCTTCGGCGGGAAGAGCCTGATGACGCTGGGCGGGATGCTGTCTTTCATCATGAACTGGATCACCAGCTTCGCCGGGGGACTGGCGGGCGTGATGGTGCCATGGGCGGGGAACGGCTTCGTCCAATCCATGGGCTGGGCTCCCGGCAGCCGTATCCTTTCGAACTGGTGGGACCGGGCCCACCGCGGCCGGGTCTATGGCTGGTATGTTTTTGCGGCCGGGATGTCATCGGTGGTGACCTATTGTCTTGCCGCAGTTGCGGTGGATCACGGCTGGCGCTGGATCTTTCGCGGGCCGGTGGTGCTGATGCTGGTGGGCTGCGGCGTCTTCTGGCTGGTGGTAAGGGAGAGGCCATCGAAAGCGGGCTTTGCCGATTTGCCGGATGAGCCGGACACCGCACGAGAGATGCTCCATCCCGAGCGCCATCTCACCTGGTGGGAGCGCTACAAGTGTGGTTTCGCTTGCATGCCCTTCCTGATCGGTTGCGCGGCGATCGGTTTCCAAAACCTTGCGCGCTATGGGCTGCTGGTCTGGGTGCCGGTGCATTTCCTCGGTGAAAATTGGAAGGACTCGCCGCAGAAATGGGTGTCCGTCGCACTGCCGGTGGGGATGGCCTTCGGCGCGATTTCGGCGGGCTGGATCTCGGACCGGGTCTTTGGCGGAAAGCGTGCCCTGCCGGTCATCATTTTCCTCAGCATCGCCGCGGTTTGCGCGGGTGGGATGGCGATGCTCGACCGCACCTCGTTGCTCGCGCTGCCGCTGCTTTTTCTAACAGGCTTCTTCGTCTATGGTCCGCAGTCGGCCTTCTGGGCGCTGTGTCCCGATCTGCTCGGAAAGCGTCTCGCCGGCACCGGCACCGGCATGATGAACTTCTTCGCCTACCTCTTCGCCGGCCTTGGCGAGCCGTTGATCGGCTACCTGATCGAAAGCAATCACTCGACCCACATGGTCTTTCCCGTGGTGGCAGTCGCCTGCGCCCTTGGCGCGATCCTCATGTCCTTTATTCGAAAAACCGCATGA